The following coding sequences lie in one Musa acuminata AAA Group cultivar baxijiao chromosome BXJ3-1, Cavendish_Baxijiao_AAA, whole genome shotgun sequence genomic window:
- the LOC103990193 gene encoding uncharacterized protein LOC103990193 — MEVPIKFYRGINSYWRRRKYQKLERSSSPGHKKVTKLGAVRGTRRWFVRLRRSFRFRIRLPSPARLLVRLRDAYVDCMLAMAGKAPGLSTNSGPEVWSKRIPTSRSTKIKSVEFERRLICEIYKSLVISGEL, encoded by the coding sequence atgGAGGTGCCCATCAAGTTCTACAGGGGCATCAACTCCtactggaggaggaggaagtacCAGAAGCTGGAGAGATCGTCGTCACCCGGGCATAAGAAGGTGACGAAGCTCGGGGCTGTGCGGGGGACGAGGCGGTGGTTCGTGAGGCTCCGGCGGAGCTTCCGGTTCAGGATCAGACTCCCTTCCCCGGCCCGGCTCCTGGTCCGGCTCAGGGACGCCTACGTCGACTGCATGCTGGCCATGGCCGGGAAGGCGCCCGGCCTCTCCACCAATAGTGGGCCGGAGGTCTGGTCGAAGAGGATCCCCACGTCTCGATCGACGAAGATCAAATCGGTTGAGTTCGAGCGGAGGTTAATATGCGAGATCTACAAGTCCCTCGTCATCTCCGGAGAGCTGTGA
- the LOC135629110 gene encoding probable linoleate 9S-lipoxygenase 5 yields MLHGFFDAITGKHHEATKSSATVKGSVLLMKKNVLDFNDFNASLLDGLHEFLGKGVSFQLVSATVADPHNGNKGKIGPPAYLEEWITTMTSVATGETKFTVHFSWDESQGVPGAIIVKNNHHSAFYLKTITLEGVRNKEHIHFVCNSWVYPVDKYKYDRIFFANDTYLPSKTPEPLKRYREEELVHLRGDDVTGELKEHDRIYNYAYYNDLGNPDKGHDYARPILGGSQEQPYPRRGRTGRHPTKTDPNYESRLPLLSLDIYVPRDERFGHLKMSDFLAYALKSLTQSLLPTLSAVFDTTPMEFDSFKDVLQLYEGGLPIPQSAELDEIRSHLPFEMLKELVRTDGERVLKLPLPQVIQEDRNAWRTDEEFGREMLAGVNPVIISRLQEFPPVSKLDPKVYGDHTSSINASHIEKNLEGLTVQKALKENKLFILDHHDALMPYLRRINSGSNKIYASRTLLLLKDDGTLKPLVIELSLPHPDGDQHGAVNRVYTPAEQGVEGSIWQLAKAYACVNDSGYHQLISHWLNTHAVIEPFVIATNRQLSAVHPVYKLLSPHYRDTMNINALARQTLINAGGVLESTVFPGKYAMEMSSVVYKSWKLTEQGLPDDLLKRGVAVEDPASPNKLRLLIKDYPFAVDGLAIWSAIEAWVTEYCSIYYSNDAAIRADVELQAWWKEVREVGHGDKKDEDWWPKMQTLAELTKTCTTIIWVASALHAAVNFGQYPYAGYLPNRPTISRRFMPEPGTPEYHELEKNPDLAFLKTITSQFQTILGVSLIEVLSRHSSDEVYLGQRDSPEWTTDRSALEAFERFSHKLIEIENRIISMNQDASLRNRTGPVKMPYTLLYPNVSDLTGVGGLTGRGIPNSVSI; encoded by the exons ATGTTGCACGGCTTCTTTGACGCCATCACCGGGAAGCACCATGAAGCCACGAAGTCGTCGGCGACGGTGAAAGGCTCGGTGTTGCTGATGAAGAAGAACGTGCTGGACTTCAACGACTTCAACGCCTCGTTGCTCGACGGCCTGCACGAGTTCCTGGGGAAGGGCGTCAGCTTCCAGCTCGTCAGCGCCACCGTCGCCGACCCCC ACAATGGAAACAAGGGGAAGATAGGCCCACCGGCATACTTGGAGGAATGGATCACGACGATGACGTCGGTGGCCACCGGCGAGACCAAGTTCACCGTGCACTTCAGCTGGGACGAGAGTCAGGGCGTCCCCGGAGCCATCATCGTCAAGAACAACCACCACTCGGCGTTCTACCTCAAGACCATAACCTTGGAGGGCGTCCGTAACAAGGAGCATATCCATTTCGTCTGCAACTCTTGGGTGTACCCCGTCGACAAGTACAAATACGACCGTATCTTCTTCGCCAACGAC ACATATCTTCCGAGCAAAACGCCGGAGCCACTGAAGCGATACAGAGAGGAAGAGCTCGTCCACCTCCGGGGCGACGACGTCACCGGGGAGCTCAAGGAACACGACCGCATCTACAACTATGCCTACTACAACGACCTCGGCAACCCCGACAAGGGCCACGACTACGCCCGCCCCATCCTCGGCGGATCCCAGGAGCAACCTTACCCACGCCGCGGCCGCACCGGCCGCCACCCCACCAAGACTG ACCCCAATTACGAGAGTAGGCTGCCGCTCCTCAGCCTGGACATATACGTTCCGAGGGACGAGCGATTTGGGCACCTCAAGATGTCTGATTTCCTCGCGTATGCCCTCAAGTCATTGACGCAGTCCCTTCTCCCGACTCTCAGCGCCGTGTTTGATACGACTCCGATGGAGTTCGACTCGTTCAAGGATGTGCTGCAGCTGTACGAAGGCGGGCTGCCGATTCCTCAGAGCGCCGAGCTCGACGAGATCCGCAGCCACCTGCCCTTCGAGATGCTCAAGGAGCTCGTCCGCACCGACGGGGAGCGAGTTCTCAAGCTCCCGCTTCCCCAGGTCATCCAAG AGGATAGAAATGCGTGGAGGACCGATGAAGAGTTCGGAAGGGAGATGCTCGCTGGCGTCAACCCTGTCATCATCAGCCGTCTCCAG GAGTTTCCTCCGGTTAGCAAGCTTGATCCGAAAGTATATGGCGATCATACCAGCTCGATCAACGCATCTCACATCGAGAAGAATCTTGAAGGCCTTACTGTGCAGAAG GCACTGAAGGAGAACAAGCTCTTCATTTTGGATCACCATGATGCCTTGATGCCGTACCTGAGGCGCATCAACTCTGGTTCCAACAAGATCTACGCCAGTAGGACCCTGCTGCTGCTCAAGGATGATGGCACTCTGAAGCCACTTGTCATCGAGCTGAGTTTGCCGCACCCTGATGGAGATCAACACGGCGCCGTCAACCGTGTCTACACACCGGCCGAGCAGGGCGTGGAGGGGTCGATTTGGCAGTTGGCCAAGGCTTATGCTTGCGTCAACGATTCCGGCTATCACCAACTCATCAGCCACTG GTTGAACACGCACGCGGTCATTGAGCCTTTCGTGATCGCCACCAACCGGCAGCTCAGCGCCGTCCACCCAGTCTACAAGCTTCTCAGCCCCCACTACCGTGACACCATGAACATTAACGCATTGGCGCGTCAGACCCTCATCAATGCCGGAGGCGTCCTGGAATCGACCGTCTTCCCGGGAAAGTACGCCATGGAGATGTCGTCCGTGGTTTACAAGAGCTGGAAACTGACAGAGCAGGGGCTACCAGATGATCTCCTCAAGCG AGGAGTTGCGGTGGAAGACCCGGCGAGCCCGAACAAGCTCCGCCTACTGATCAAGGACTACCCCTTCGCCGTCGACGGCCTGGCAATCTGGTCTGCGATCGAGGCGTGGGTCACCGAGTACTGCTCCATCTACTACAGCAACGACGCGGCGATCCGGGCCGATGTCGAGCTGCAGGCCTGGTGGAAGGAGGTCCGCGAGGTCGGCCACGGCGACAAGAAGGACGAGGATTGGTGGCCCAAGATGCAGACCCTGGCGGAGCTGACCAAGACCTGTACCACCATCATCTGGGTGGCCTCCGCCCTGCACGCGGCGGTCAACTTCGGGCAGTACCCCTACGCTGGCTACCTCCCCAACCGGCCCACCATCAGTCGGCGGTTCATGCCCGAGCCGGGCACGCCGGAGTACCACGAGCTGGAGAAGAACCCGGACCTAGCGTTCCTGAAGACCATCACCAGCCAGTTCCAGACCATCCTCGGGGTGTCACTCATCGAGGTCCTGTCGCGCCACTCCTCCGATGAGGTGTACCTTGGGCAAAGGGACTCGCCGGAGTGGACCACGGACCGCAGCGCGCTCGAGGCGTTCGAGCGATTTAGCCATAAGTTGATCGAGATCGAGAATCGGATCATAAGCATGAACCAGGACGCGAGCCTGAGGAATCGCACCGGCCCGGTTAAGATGCCCTACACGCTGCTCTACCCCAACGTCTCCGACTTGACCGGCGTCGGCGGGCTCACCGGACGGGGAATCCCCAACAGCGTCTCCATCTGA
- the LOC135629538 gene encoding uncharacterized protein LOC135629538 has product MDPVKRELQKKRQMLQADFGGRKLLRRSEIEQKEIQRLRQQEQRHLQSKSHNSIPTSSYEKPSESLLSERGNDDAAAGLPRDEVVRRLRILKQPATLFGEDDAARFRRLQAVIESGPIEVEEEMADGETNDFLRDIYELRRRQRTGILPERALAKREGAADGVEKNVAAGNGQGDGELGAAAEGEEADTDLKRLKGDFEELCDEDKILVFFSKLLSEWGQEVEEMPEAEKRTAKGKFVVATFNQCARYSKPMFRMCGKKILPGDVRQALVKVVQCCMKRDYLAAMDEYIRLAIGNAPWPIGVTMVGIHERSAHEKICTNSVAHIMNDETTRKYLQSVKRLMTFCQRRYPTDPSKSIEFNSLANGSDLQSLLAEERAANNVLSKEGIHLVSAV; this is encoded by the exons ATGGATCCGGTGAAGCGCGAGCTCCAGAAGAAGCGGCAGATGCTGCAAGCCGACTTCGGTGGCAGGAAGCTCCTCCGGCGATCCGAGATCGAGCAGAAGGAGATCCAGAGGTTACGCCAGCAAGAGCAACGCCACCTCCAATCCAAATCTCACAACAGCATCCCCACCTCCTCCTACGAGAAACCCTCCGAATCCCTTCTAAGCGAACGCGGGAACGACGACGCGGCGGCGGGACTCCCACGCGACGAGGTGGTTCGCCGCCTCCGGATCCTGAAGCAGCCCGCCACGCTGTTTGGGGAGGACGATGCCGCCCGCTTCCGTCGCCTACAGGCGGTCATCGAGTCCGGCCCCATCGAGGTCGAGGAGGAGATGGCCGACGGCGAGACCAACGACTTCCTCAGAGACATATACGAGCTTCGGCGGCGCCAGAGGACGGGGATCCTCCCGGAGAGGGCGTTGGCCAAGAGGGAGGGCGCCGCCGACGGGGTTGAGAAGAACGTGGCCGCTGGCAATGGCCAGGGCGATGGCGAACTCGGCGCGGCAGCGGAGGGTGAGGAGGCCGATACGGATTTGAAGAGGCTGAAGGGTGATTTTGAGGAGTTGTGCGACGAGGACAAGATTCTTGTGTTCTTCAGCAAGCTGTTGAGTGAATGGGGCCAGGAGGTGGAAGAAATGCCGGAGGCGGAAAAGCGGACTGCCAAGGGCAAGTTCGTGGTGGCCACGTTCAATCAATGTGCGAGATACTCGAAGCCAATGTTCAGGATGTGCGGGAAGAAG ATTCTCCCAGGTGACGTCCGCCAGGCCTTGGTTAAGGTTGTGCAATGCTGCATGAAACGAGATTATCTAGCTGCGATGGATGAGTATATCAGGCTGGCCATCGGTAATGCACCGTGGCCTATCGGTGTGACAATGGTGGGAATCCACGAGCGTTCAGCCCATGAGAAGATCTGCACGAACAGCGTCGCCCACATCATGAACGACGAGACGACACGTAAGTATTTGCAGTCGGTGAAGAGGCTCATGACATTTTGCCAGCGCCGGTACCCAACAGACCCCTCCAAATCCATAGAATTCAATAGCTTGGCAAATGGAAGCGACCTACAGTCTCTTCTGGCAGAGGAAAGGGCAGCCAATAATGTACTCTCCAAAGAAGGAATCCATCTAGTATCAGCTGTTTAG
- the LOC103990182 gene encoding amino-acid permease BAT1 homolog, which yields MAERRLLEGDESIREEEEEEEEGNGDGSRLKQLGYKQELSRSLSVISSFSVSFSVISVLTGITTLYNTGLEFGGPVTMIYGWPIAGAFTLMVGLAMSEICSAYPTSGGLYFWSAKLCGDRWGPFASWITGWFNIVGQWAVTTSVDFSLAQLLQVIILLSTGGNNGGGYLASKYVVIGFHGAILLIHAIINSLPITWISLFGQLAATWNVIGVFVLMILVPTVATERSSAKFVFTHFNTDNDAGIHSRLYIFVLGLLMSQYTLTGYDASANMTEETKNADKNGPKGIISSIGISIIAGWGYLVGITFAATNIPYLLSSDNDAGGYAIAEVFYLAFKSRYGNGIGGIICLGIVAVAIFFCGMSSVTSNSRTVYAFSRDGAMPLSSFWHKVNNQEVPINAVWLSAFISFCMALTSLGSLVAFQAMVSIATIGLYVAYALPIFFRVTLARKSFVPGPFNLGRYSLLVGRVAVLWVATITVLFSLPVAYPITGDTLNYTPVLVGGLLLLTVASWLLSARHWFRGPTTNINA from the exons aTGGCTGAAAGAAGACTTCTCGAAGGCGATGAATCGatcagggaggaggaggaggaggaggaggagggaaatgGCGACGGCTCACGGCTGAAGCAACTCGGCTACAAGCAAGAACTCAGCCGCAGCCTCTC GGTGATCTCCAGCTTTTCCGTGAGCTTCTCCGTCATATCGGTCCTGACTGGTATAACAACACTGTACAACACTGGCCTTGAGTTTGGAGGACCCGTGACCATGATATATGGATGGCCCATTGCTGGTGCTTTCACTCTTATGGTTGGTCTTGCCATGTCTGAGATCTGCTCGGCTTATCCCACCTCTGGTGGTCTCTACTTTTGGAGTGCTAAGCTTTGTGGCGACCGGTGGGGACCTTTTGCTTCATGGATCACCGGATG GTTTAACATTGTTGGGCAG TGGGCTGTTACAACCAGTGTAGACTTCTCATTAGCTCAATTACTTCAAGTGATTATCCTACTTAGTACCGGAGGGAACAATGGAGGTGGATACTTGGCTTCCAAATATGTGGTCATTGGATTCCATGGGGCTATTCTCCTGATTCATGCTATCATAAACAGTCTTCCTATAACTTGGATATCATTGTTCGGACAGTTAGCTGCTACATGGAATGTAATAG GTGTTTTTGTCCTTATGATCCTCGTACCTACCGTTGCCACCGAAAGGTCCAGTGCCAAATTTGTCTTTACTCACTTCAACACTGACAATGATGCTGGAATCCACAGCAGGCTTTACATCTTTGTTTTAGGACTCTTGATGAGCCAATATACATTAACAGGATATGATGCATCTGCAAATATG ACAGAGGAAACTAAAAATGCAGACAAGAATGGTCCAAAGGGAATAATTAGTTCCATCGGCATATCAATCATCGCCGGCTGGGGCTACCTAGTTGGGATCACATTTGCAGCTACAAACATTCCCTATCTCTTGAGCAGTGACAATGATGCTGGTGGATATGCAATTGCCGAAGTTTTTTATCTTGCCTTTAAAAgcagatatggcaatggaatcggTGGCATCATTTGTCTAGGAATCGTTGCTGTTGCTATATTTTTCTGTGGCATGAGTTCAGTAACAAGCAACTCCAG AACGGTGTACGCCTTCTCGCGAGATGGAGCCATGCCTCTATCCTCATTCTGGCACAAAGTGAACAATCAAGAAGTTCCGATCAATGCAGTTTGGCTCTCTGCTTTTATTTCGTTTTGCATGGCACTTACG TCCCTCGGCAGCTTGGTGGCATTCCAGGCAATGGTGTCGATCGCCACCATCGGGCTCTACGTTGCCTACGCATTGCCCATCTTCTTCAGAGTAACTCTCGCACGCAAGTCGTTCGTGCCAGGGCCCTTCAACCTCGGCCGCTACAGTCTCTTGGTGGGTCGGGTGGCCGTCCTCTGGGTTGCAACCATCACGGTTCTCTTCTCCTTGCCCGTCGCGTACCCCATCACCGGGGACACTCTCAACTACACTCCTGTCCTCGTCGGCGGCCTGCTCCTCCTCACTGTTGCCTCGTGGCTGCTGAGTGCAAGACATTGGTTCAGAGGTCCAACAACCAACATCAACGCCTGA